The following nucleotide sequence is from Pseudomonadota bacterium.
CCTCTGCCAGTGAGGGACAGAGATATGTTGCCTCTTTGTAGAGTTGCTCCTTTCTTATGAGGCCGGGGGTGTCATTGTCAAGACCGTAGGCCTCATTGAAAGAGCGCTTTGCCTTCTCGCAATCAGCCCCATGAGCCAATGTAAAAAACAGCGGCAGCATGACCCATGATATTATAATTAAAAAGCGTGTTTTCACTGTCATATCCTCTCTCCTGCCTTATCTTTTCGAATGGCTTCTTATGACCAATGTGTCGTCGCTCCATGCAAATTTGCCGGAAGAAAGGCTTTCCTTAACCTCTTTTACAAGGATTGTCCTTGTCTTTTCAGGAATCTGAGCATAAACGCCCTGCTTAAGAAGCTCTTCAAATTTACCGATCCCGAGTTTATCAAGATCAATAGGCTCTTTTGTGGCAATTACCTTCACCGTCTCTTCACCTACAGGCTCTCCGAATTCAAGCTCAAACTTCTTCCCCATGCGCTCATCGGGGATCTTCCGTTCTTCGCCTGCCCTGATAAAGTTATCCCGGTAAAATCTGTTGGGGAACATGAGATGTACATTTCCCTTGCTATCGGTGTTTATCATCAGGAGATAACAATCTTCGTCCGAACGGAAGTTAAATACTGCCTTTTCACCAACTCTGAAGTCATTCCGGCCCTCGTCGGTAATCCATACCTTTACGTTGAAAGAAGGGTTCGGGTTATGGATGCGGGCAAGTTGCTTGACCATATAATCGCTCTCTATCTGCCTGGCGATTGCCTGAATAAGTTCATCAACATTTTTCGTAGGTGTAATCTGGACAGCATCGCCTATACGGTTGACTAATCTTGTCTGAAACAGGCCTTTATTCACTTCTCCGCGAAGAATCCTGTCAAAGAAATCCTCTTTCGTTAATTTAATATGATTAATCTTTGCAAGGGCCTGCTCAATCTTCTTCAGAACATGCGGGGGGACACCCTTGATATGGTCTATTCTCACAAGTACCTTCTCGTCTTTTACTTCCGGGGGCGCTTCCGGTGCACTATATACAAGCAATGGAGGGCTAACGGGCGGGGCAGGCGGAGGAGGCGTCACAATAACGGGTGGTTTTGCGGGAGGCGCTTCTACTTTTTGAGGCGCCGGTGGTGGAGCCAGAGGGGATGCTACAGCAACAGGTTGTTTTAAAGGAGGCACTTCCACCTTCTGAGGCGCTGGTGGTGGAGCCGGGGGGGATGCTACAACAATAGGCAGCTTTAAGGGAGGTACTTCTACTAATGGTATTGGCGCCGGTACTTCTACTAATGGTATTGGCGCCGGTGCTTCTACTTTTTGTGGCGCCGGTGGAGGCACTTCTACTTTAGGTGGCGCCACAGGCTGCATCTGGGCCATTTGCTGAGGTTTTGAGGGCGGTTTAGGCTTTGACACAGGAGGCTTTGCAATTACCGGTGGTTTTACAACAACAGGCACCGTTACAGGGATAGGTTCTATGGTAGGCGTAAAAACCATTTTTGCGAGGACAGGTCCTTGCGTCGGTTCAATCTGGGGGCTCTGGTCAAGCTTGTGTCTGTTTTTGATAAAATCCCATACATATTTGTGTAAAGCATTATAAGAAATATTTCCTTTAGTTTTTAGCCCGTCCACAATCCCGAGGGTAAGCGCCCCGTTCCACGTCCCGTCCGGCATGGGCATTTCTTGGGATAATTGATTCTCCATTGAAGAAAAAATAAAGACCTGACCGGGAGGAACGTCCGTCTGAGTTGGGATTTTTTGCAAAGAAATATCTCTGCCCCTTGTTTTCTGTGCACCCCCTACTATTTCCACAGGAATAAACCTGGGTCTATATGCAGGTGTTGATTCAAGCTTACTCACAGCTTCACCTCTCATACTCCTCGTCGCTGTTCCGGAATGACAGGAATCCAGGAAAGCAGTAACACTCCTTCCTTCAAGTTTCCTGAATAGAACACCAAGCTCATCATCAATAATCATGCCTGCTTTCAACTGGTCCAGCGTGCCCTTGGGGGGCATTTCATAGGTACAGAGCGTTTCATCCAGCCCGTCATCTTCATCACCGTTTTCATCCGGTATCTGGGCGCCATGGCCGGAAAAATGAAAGAATACCGTGTCACCCTCTTTGGTCCCGTTGACAAGCCAGTTATTAAAAGCCTTCAAAATAGCCGGTCTCGTGGCCTGACTGTCCGTCAAAACCATGATATCCTTCTCAGAAAAACCAAACTGGTTAATCAGCCTCTCTTTCATGATATTCACATCGTTAACAGCGCCTTTCAGGTTGGTTATCTCCTTCTGCAACTTATTAGAATAATAGGGAAGATATTTGTAATTATTGATGCCGATTAGCAATGCCTTTTTTGTAATCGCATAAGAAGGCAAAGCAAAAAAAATGGTGAAAATAAGAAAGAAAATGGTACAGGATAACTTCACCGGAAATCTACACTTCATAGTACCTCCCATTAAAATATATTAATTGAATCTATATATGAACCTCTTGCAAAAGTTTCATCATTGCCTTTTTCTGTCATGCTTGCGCAAGCAACATCCGGTGGATTCAATTACTTCTGGATACCGGTTTTCACCCCCGGATTCAGGCCTTCCGGGGCATGCTTAGTGACAGGGTTTTTTAATTTATAAGAAGCTATAATATACATGCCAATAAGACTGAAATGGAGCAAAAAAGTTTCAATCCGTCGATAGCTGCATAAAGATTTTTTACTAATTTAATGAAACCCTGGCGCCCCTTAATGCTTCCATAAATCATTTATAGAGCCTTTTCTTGCAACATCGCCCATAGGTATCGCTTCGACCCGCTCTGCCAAAGCATATCTTCTCTCGCCTGGATAAATCACATAAATTCTTTCCAGACCCAGGTCAGTCAAGGCAGCCCGAATTGAAGGCGTAAGCTTTGGAGCATCTACCTGTTTGCATTCGACCCCAACCATCCTTCCATCCTTTCGCAGCACAAGATCAATTTCAGCCCCACCGTGAGTGCCCCAAAAATAGGCTTCATCCGGTTCCACAACTCTCAGCACTTCATCGATCACATAACCTTCCCAGGACGCACCTGATTTTGGATGATCCAAAAGCTCTTTCCATGTCCTTATTCCTAACAGGTAGTGCAACAACCCGGTATCAAGAAAATATATTTTTGGCGCCTTTATCTGTCGTTTTGTTATATGGACATGCCAGGGGGGCAACTGGCGGATCATGTAGACATCTGTAAGCAGG
It contains:
- a CDS encoding caspase family protein, which produces MKCRFPVKLSCTIFFLIFTIFFALPSYAITKKALLIGINNYKYLPYYSNKLQKEITNLKGAVNDVNIMKERLINQFGFSEKDIMVLTDSQATRPAILKAFNNWLVNGTKEGDTVFFHFSGHGAQIPDENGDEDDGLDETLCTYEMPPKGTLDQLKAGMIIDDELGVLFRKLEGRSVTAFLDSCHSGTATRSMRGEAVSKLESTPAYRPRFIPVEIVGGAQKTRGRDISLQKIPTQTDVPPGQVFIFSSMENQLSQEMPMPDGTWNGALTLGIVDGLKTKGNISYNALHKYVWDFIKNRHKLDQSPQIEPTQGPVLAKMVFTPTIEPIPVTVPVVVKPPVIAKPPVSKPKPPSKPQQMAQMQPVAPPKVEVPPPAPQKVEAPAPIPLVEVPAPIPLVEVPPLKLPIVVASPPAPPPAPQKVEVPPLKQPVAVASPLAPPPAPQKVEAPPAKPPVIVTPPPPAPPVSPPLLVYSAPEAPPEVKDEKVLVRIDHIKGVPPHVLKKIEQALAKINHIKLTKEDFFDRILRGEVNKGLFQTRLVNRIGDAVQITPTKNVDELIQAIARQIESDYMVKQLARIHNPNPSFNVKVWITDEGRNDFRVGEKAVFNFRSDEDCYLLMINTDSKGNVHLMFPNRFYRDNFIRAGEERKIPDERMGKKFELEFGEPVGEETVKVIATKEPIDLDKLGIGKFEELLKQGVYAQIPEKTRTILVKEVKESLSSGKFAWSDDTLVIRSHSKR